A window of Sphingomonas adhaesiva contains these coding sequences:
- a CDS encoding copper resistance protein B, protein MSGLATLALLLAAPQMDHAAMGHGTPAPAPAQDHAEHDMAAPAPEAADIPQGTPPAVPRDHAADAFYDPAAVARARKTMEQESGGMIFSRWMLDRAEYRAGKGRDGYHWEGEGWVGGDLNRFAIKTEGEGRFGERAEQAEVQALYWRALDPWFNLEAGVRQDLQRGGRTYAVVGVDGLAPYWFEVSAQAFLSDRGDVSARLEASYDQRITQRLILQPAVEVNLAAQDVPEAPVGAGLTNIEAGLRLRYEFAREFAPYIGVNREKSFGRTARFLRAEGEGASATTFVAGVRMWF, encoded by the coding sequence ATGAGCGGGCTCGCCACGCTCGCGCTGCTGCTCGCCGCGCCGCAGATGGACCATGCGGCGATGGGGCACGGCACCCCCGCTCCCGCTCCGGCGCAGGATCATGCGGAGCACGACATGGCCGCGCCCGCGCCGGAGGCGGCCGACATCCCGCAGGGCACGCCGCCTGCGGTGCCGCGCGACCATGCCGCCGACGCCTTCTACGATCCGGCTGCCGTCGCGCGCGCGCGCAAGACGATGGAGCAGGAGAGCGGGGGGATGATCTTCTCGCGCTGGATGCTCGACCGCGCCGAATATCGCGCCGGCAAGGGACGCGACGGCTATCATTGGGAGGGCGAGGGCTGGGTCGGCGGCGACCTGAACCGCTTCGCGATCAAGACCGAGGGCGAGGGGAGGTTCGGCGAGCGTGCCGAGCAGGCCGAGGTGCAGGCGCTCTACTGGCGCGCGCTCGACCCGTGGTTCAACCTGGAGGCCGGGGTGCGGCAGGATCTCCAGCGCGGCGGGCGGACCTATGCGGTCGTCGGCGTCGATGGGCTCGCTCCATACTGGTTCGAGGTGAGCGCGCAGGCGTTCCTGTCGGATCGCGGCGACGTGTCGGCGCGGCTGGAGGCGAGCTACGACCAGCGCATCACGCAGCGGCTGATCCTGCAGCCCGCGGTCGAGGTGAACCTGGCGGCGCAGGACGTGCCGGAGGCGCCTGTCGGGGCGGGGCTGACCAATATCGAGGCGGGACTGCGGCTGCGCTACGAATTCGCGCGCGAGTTCGCGCCGTATATCGGGGTGAACCGGGAGAAGTCGTTCGGGCGGACGGCGCGGTTCCTGCGGGCGGAGGGGGAGGGGGCTTCGGCCACCACCTTCGTGGCGGGGGTGCGGATGTGGTTCTAG